Proteins encoded within one genomic window of bacterium:
- a CDS encoding glycosyltransferase, which translates to AASLLKQKRSDFKVLIVGDGAVWQDLQVLAKDLSVEDVVLFTGRVPHHEVERYYSLIDIAPYPRKGLPVCEMVSPMKPFEAMCMEKAIISSDVHALTEIVNDGVTGLLHEKDNVQELAAKLEILLDSPELRRQLGTQARAWVKRERDWRVLSKKFLDLYAAVEKKSFSDGGRMEEHFSFS; encoded by the coding sequence AGCCGCGAGCCTGCTCAAGCAAAAACGTAGTGATTTTAAGGTCTTGATTGTTGGTGATGGGGCAGTATGGCAAGACTTGCAGGTTTTAGCCAAAGACTTGAGCGTCGAGGATGTTGTCTTGTTCACGGGGCGTGTTCCTCACCATGAAGTCGAGCGGTATTACAGTCTCATTGATATTGCGCCATACCCCAGAAAAGGACTTCCGGTATGTGAGATGGTGTCTCCCATGAAGCCGTTTGAGGCGATGTGCATGGAGAAAGCTATTATTTCTTCTGATGTTCACGCATTAACGGAGATTGTAAACGATGGCGTGACAGGCTTGCTGCACGAAAAAGATAACGTGCAAGAGCTCGCTGCTAAGCTTGAGATTCTTCTCGATAGCCCTGAATTGCGTCGTCAGTTGGGTACACAAGCTCGGGCATGGGTTAAGAGAGAGCGTGATTGGAGAGTGCTCTCAAAGAAATTCCTTGATTTATATGCGGCAGTAGAGAAGAAAAGTTTTAGCGATGGTGGCCGTATGGAGGAGCACTTTTCCTTCAGTTAG